Sequence from the Eleginops maclovinus isolate JMC-PN-2008 ecotype Puerto Natales chromosome 14, JC_Emac_rtc_rv5, whole genome shotgun sequence genome:
GTCGAGGCTATGTGGTAGCCCTATGCACACAGTTTACGCAAACCAAGATGATAATAAAAGGCAGAAAGGTGTGGGGTAAAGTTTGGACAACATATAAACTACAGAACACGACCGCTGACATAAGCTGAGGCACGCATTCGGGCAGGACAAGCCACGCATCTGGCACCAGGCTGAAATGACATAAGCCCATATATCTTACAGGCAGCCAAcaagtataaaacacaaatgcagatagACCCAGCAAACATTTACAACAATTCATCTGCTTAGTAGGCCTTATCATGAAAGCCAGAGCTGGCTTCAAAAGGTGAAATGAACCAACGACTTATCGTCAGAAGAGTTGCAGGCGACGATTGAAGCTTCTACGGTGTCCTTCCATTCGCTTGTGCATTTGCGTGTCAAGTCTTTCTCGAATGAAAGTTGCACCAACCTGGCCTTTCTGCTATGCTACACGAGAGAAAGGCCAGGTTGGTGCAGCTTGCATTCGAGAAAGACTTGACTCAGCTTATGTCAGCGGTCCCGTTCTGTAGTTTATATGTTGTCCAAACTTTACCCCACCCCTTTCTGCCTTTTATTATCATCTTGGTTTGCATAAACTGTGTGCATAGGGCTACCACATAGCCTCGACTAAGTTTTTGATAGCATTTCTGCTGTGTTGGATCATGATGTCGCCTCTGCGTTAAACTATTTGTCAAACGGCAGTGCCCCCCCGCCGATTACCCAATGCCCCtacagtagatctgctctggcgccgactctgtTGTATTGGCAAATGATCCTGAGCCACTGTGAAATGATGCTCTCTTTCGGACATAGTTGCAAAATAGCAAATCCTCGCTGACATTTTAGCGTGTCTGATTTTATCTGCTGCTAAGGATGCACAGTGGTCAAACACCGCTGATCTAAAGTATATACCAGCTACCCTCAATTGAAAAATGTAGTTGAGTGCATTGacagctacagagggcaacTTTCTGCAAAATGAGTACCTTAACTTTAATATTATTAAGCTGATATGTACTGTACTCTCACTTTGTAGGAGTTTTAAAGCAGGACTTCAACTTAAGGTAGAAGGTTTAGTTAAGGTAAGTTAAGGCAAGATAGCaaagcacacaaacatttcaaacaccaCACAAAGTCTCTGAATCCTCTTTATAAAAAAGTCATTTATGCAAGACTGGAGCAAATCTGTTAAAACATGAACCTATTTAAAATAGTTTAGCTGTATACTTACAGAATTGTAAAGTGAACACCGCATTATGACAGACAAAGGACATGGAGAAAcgaatatatatattattcccaaaatgtattaaaacaaaaacctcaAAAAGGCCCTTTTATGTTATAGCAAATCACTATTCATAAGAATCCAAAAGGGCAACTTTCACCAAGCTGATATTGAAAATGTTGTAATGCTTGGTAATATAGCATGCATGAAATATTCCTCTTTCAAGTTACCtagtttgtgttttctttattttgaaagctgtTCTTCTTGAAAAAATACAGGGAAATAATGAGAGGTAGTCAGATAACATCTTAACAAAGAGGGCGTAACAGACCAAAACTCACGCTTACTATTCAATAAGTTTGTACTGTTCCAACAAAGGCATTGCGCCAAATCAGGATAAGTACGAAACATTCCCTTCTGTGCTAATCACATACCCGGTCTAAGAACAGAGATGCACACTTTAAATGAGGCAATCTGTATTTTGTGGCACAATGACGTATGAGATTTTAAAAGATGCGTGACAGTTAGATATCCAGATGTCTGACTGTCAAAGGTGTAGTAACAATTAGGACTGGACCGACTTGTCGGTGACATGCATGCTGTGCTGCTTTGACACGTTCACTGTTTTGTGGCAAGTATATAAGGTGCCACACTAACCGTTAAATCCATCCCTTCACTGCTGCCTCTTTATCCCGGGACAATAAGGTAAGACAATACACTTTAAAGTGATTGATCGGGTATAGAAATAATGCAGATCAGCACTTCAATTTATATTTAATCGTATTGTATGAACTGAATCAACTTTTTTAgctataattaaatgtaatatgtcaacaTGTTTCATATAACTgaattaggttagttgaaagcaataatattaagtttaaataggaaatattaggttcaacttaatattatcgCTTAGAAACTTACCTTaaacagttgtgtgaaatttgttgaGGTAATAATTAAAGACAATGTTGAGTTCTTCAGGGTGttcattgatttttatttaattacgTGTGaagtttgtatttaattgaatagtatttcatttaaatgttgtttgagAATTGTTGTTCATGCTCTAACTTCAGGTGAAGGGTTGCGTGACTCCCTTAAGATGTTCAGGATATTTAGCAACTTGTGGATTTGTGAAATCTTACAAAGAAATGAGTAGTTGAACTCTAACCTACAGACATTTTCATATTCTATAGAGTGGGCTTATCTTATTTTTAGAATGGTAAAGATATGAAGTGTTTGTGTCATAACAGCAATGTGTCCTTCTTATGACCCGCATGTTCAGTTTGCTGCATTGTATTTGACTGTATGCACTTCCCTTTTGTTGATCATTTGTCTTTTCTAGAAACTTAAACAGCTTTACATTTCGTGTCATTACTAGAATTTAAATACTGTACCTGCTTATTggaataaacattttacaatttacaGTTCTAACAGATTTAAAATagtcaaaatatataaagacaGAACATGTACAACAGTTTTACAGTCCCTACATGGATATCACCACATTGTTATCAATTTCTTATTAGAATCTGAAATCATGACTGAAAAGATGGTTGTGACCCAGCCCAGACCCTACATCATGAACGGTGGATCCGGACAGTGGACCTCTGGCATCTGTGATTGCCTCGAAGACCTGCCTCAATGTGAGTGCAGTTTGTCAGATAATAAGAACAAGTCTTAAACTGCTTTGAAAAACATTCAGACTTGTTCGCTCAATGATAAATTTTAGAGACTTAACTGTTCAAGAAACGTGTTTGGTTTTGACCTCAGCGAAGGAGAGAAACACTCCGGTGACATTATGTGATTTTCTCTTTTCTAGGTTGTCTCGCCTTTTGGTGTTTACCCTGCTTCGCATGTAAGACATCACATGAGGccgaggagtgtgtgtgtttacctctgCTGGATGGTTTTGGATTGATCCCTCCTATAGGCACCTCCCTCAGAGTGTCAATACGTCAACGATATGGCATAGAGGTACAAACGCTATGCTAACTAGTTTTAATAATTGAACCTCAACTGCATCTGCAGTTTTAAAGACACTGTAGTGTTTACAAGCATCATAGTCACTGCTTATCTGATTTCTGATCAGTCTTAAACctagtttccttttttatgtttgattttgtttgatCAATTTAGCTGTGTTATGCAAATCTCATCTCAAGTCTAGTCTAGTAAACTGTTtagcaaaaacacagaaacgtACATGCTAATGCACCCGTTTCCCAAAAAGGGCCTTATGGAGCTGTGTGGTGTTTGATGCAATGCAATAAGCATCAGTGGAATTATGTCAACAAACCAGCATTTAAAGGTTTATGGTTCTTAGGTAGTTTATTTGGTAGTGCAGGGCTGAAGCTGGTTTAAGATTTAACCCGGAAATCGGAAAGCATTTTCACACCAAcgtttttgtactttttattttaaagggaaGCAAAAAGGTTAATGCTAGtatctgaaaatatataaactgGTAGCTGTAGTGTCCTTCAAATATGTCTGAGACCtaaaaatgaattgtttttcCTCTAAACTATTGCATTGCATGTCTAACCTATCTTATCTTCTCTCCCCtaactgtgtctgtgttcacAGGGTACCATTTGCAATGACTGCGTGTACGCCTGCTGCTGCGGGCCCTGCAGCTGGTGTCAAATTGCACGAGAGATGAAAACAAGGGCAAACCCTATCACCTTCATCAGTATGGCAACCTAAGCAAGACAAAAAAAGGCCTCTGGGGAATGTCACTTAGCAGCTGATTAAATATTTGCACCTGTAAGCCGTATCTGTTGCAAAACTTAAGGACAGAGGGAAGATAAAGCACACGTGGCCTCACCGACAGATATTACAGACAACTAGCCAGTGACAGTAGTCAACCAATGAGGATTCTGGTTACATCTACGGGGAGTTACTAgtattgtttttgattttgaaGTAATGTAAACTTTAATTTTTTAACTATTTTCAATATATCAATTGGGTTCATTCAATTTTGAATGTTTATGTGGGCTATTCTCACTCATTATATGAAAAGCCAAAGAAGACACACAGCTAGTAACTGGATTTGAAGTTTGCAACTGAGTGGATCTATAGCAATTTTTAAACTGTTGGTCAAAACTTTGGTCTAAAATAAGACACCTTAACAACTTATAGATGTATTAGGAACATACATTCCTGATCACCAGAAGAGTAATCATACTGACTTTCGTGAATCTCTGATTTGGATGGATCTGATTGAATTATCAATACATTTGGTACACACATTACAATCATCCTAATTATGAATGGTAATATATGTTGTGATCCTCTGACATTTAAATTAACAATCATCACGTAGAATCTTAGTTTGTCTCACAAGTTGGTTTATAATGAAATATCTGCAAAAAGAATAACATAACCAAAGCTATGGTGTTGATTAGcgtatgttagcatgctaacctgCTAAACATGGAAAACATTAGCTGCTTAAAGTCAGCTTTGTGATAGCATTGTCACTGAGCACATAGCAtgttgatgttagcatttagctcgaAGTTCACTTATCTTGTACTTGTATTGTAGAATATATTGTAATTTGCGGTTAAAGGATTCAGTTATAGCTTCTGTAGATGCACTCATAATTCTTCATTACACATGGTTTGTATTTGAATTGAATGATTTCAAACTTTGACTCATTGTATGAGTCAAAGTTTTGTATGATATGTGATTCTTGAAGCGTGCTATAAAACTCTGTGTAAAGTTCAGTTTTTAGTCTGTGTGCTCTATCCAAGACAAACCAGGCCTTGTAGTGGTGCCTGCTGCAACATCAGGTTaatgtttatgaaatgaaagtttaaataaaatcaatattgTAACACAGACCATAGCAAAACAAATGGGCTGTATATGAGGAGGATTATGGATTTAATGATATGATGTTAAGCGTGTGAGTAAATGGCATGAACACTGTCATGAGGATTGAAATGAGCCATATCATGATGCAGAACAATTGAAGGAAGGAAAGGTTTTGAACCAGCAAGTCTTCCAGGAGCTTTGTTCTGATATGTGGGCTTGGGGTCAACCTTAAACCCTAAAAGGTGCAATGAATGGTAAAGGACTCCCGTGGGAAAAAACAGTTTAATGAGTGCTTTTTATTCTCAGGCTTTCTTATTTTGAGGTAAACACATGTGTTGGTTAGCAACCACTTAATTTCCATGTGAGCTACCAGAGCATATGAGATCTAcagttgtgattttttttgttggtcaAACTGCACTTGATTGTTGACCTttgacaaacaaaataaaataaatcttctcCAGGCAATCGTGAGACACCAAGTTTACAGGAATGGAGCGAATGGACTGATCACCTAAAAACGTaatgaaacataaacaaatatactATAACTATAAATCTTTATGCACATGGGGGAAAAACAGTTCTAAAACCTGAGTTTGTTGGGTTgccttttttattcagtttgtgtTAATCAATAgaagggttttatttttttacgaTTCTGCCCTTGCTATATTTAATCTTCCCATTGATAATGTCTTCTCAGATAAGACCAGTGGTAATTATAAACCCATTTGAACCTAGGATTTATGCTGCGGGCCAGATGGTTTGTCCCCACTTGCACTATACTTCTATCGCAACAAATTCCAGGTTATATTGGCCgcagaaaaatataattattaaggCAAGCTCCCTTTCGGCAAATGTCTTTCTGCTTGTCTTCACCTCTCTGGTCTGCTGTTACCTCGAGCAGATTGTTCCCTGGCTCAGGTTTATGTCAGTCCACAGAGGCAGAGGAGTGGAGGGAAAGGCTGCGACTCGCTGATATGACCGTTGAATAGTGACTCGTGCTGTTATTGTAATCACCAGTGCATACTTTATTTTCCCTCCGTTGCATGACCTTGCTGCTTCCTTCTTCCCTCGTTCCCTGCCACTcccgtctcacacacactcccttttCTCCCAGAAGTTGCCTCAACAGTCAGATTACATACGCTGTGTATTTAACTAGCATGTCAGTatactcaaataaaaatgtgaattagCAGCAATTTGAATTATGCTGTTTTCTGTTAGTTATATTATTTACCCTTAAACAGGCTGTGTAGCTTTGCATGTATATTGTATGTGAAGAATAAAACAAGGATATGTTTATATCATGCTTTTAACGTCATCCACAATGTACAGACCTTTGAGATTAACCCATAACCCACATGCTGGACTTAGACCTGGTAGAGAAGTTTCATCATAACACAGGGTAATAGTGTGTGTTATAGGGAAGCCGTGTGAAGGTGCAATTATAATATAGTCTCCTAGCTCACTGAGGACCTGGAGCTCATGCCTTGGATTTTGAGACAACAAGAACCAGGTGAGGATTTAGACTAACTTAACTCTAACTCAACAACTAAGCATTTAACTAAACATCTCTTATGCTGTTGGACTGTGGAATATGTTTTTGATACAGGACAATATACTGTTCAAAACGACCACGACTGTGTAATATGTGTTCTCTAAACGTGGGGTCTGATTCGACTTGAAGGCTCATCTTTGAtccaaaatatgtgtgtgtctaattTATGCAATATCATTTTGCTTTGTACTTATAAGTGTTTCAGTTTGCTGTTTTACTGCTTACCTTGCATCCtaagaaaatgcagaaaatgataTGACATGATGACAAGTCCAGTTGTTGCTGTAATTAAGACCCAATGCCAGTTTTTTCACAATAATGAAGTTAGCTTAACACTTGACAGTTTACCAACCAGCTGCCGAggagttagggttaggtttgATAAGCTGCAGTATTTCAAAGTAGGTATTAACGTCACACTTCAGTCTGTATAAGGTCCACATTGGTGACCCTTGTGAACCTTTATAGTACAAATATGCTAAACAAAGCTTAAGCTATGTTGGCTGAACTTCTTTAGCATTGTCAGTTTTATGGTAAATCATTGCAGAGGACATTGACCTCAACAACGAAGATAATCTTTTGACCCCTCTCTTCTCTTGTGGTGCTGGATATCCCCTGTTTTCCACAAAGAAATGCAACGCATTTTGCTTGCATTCCAGCAAATCACAACTTCCCATTTAAGCTACTTATTTCTGCTACTTTCAACCACTGTTTGATTGTACCACAAATAACAGACTAGCACATATAAGACATGccgttttcttttgtttgtcacATTTATGTTTGCCGGACATGTGTGCTATTGCTGAGTTTAACAATTCTCCTTATATCTGCCTGTTGTCTCTCAAAGGAAATCTCCAGCATGATTGCTGTAATCCTGTCAGGAATCTTCTTCCTGTTGCTCAGTCCCACTTGTAGTGGCAGCAAGATCCTAGTAGTGCCGGTTGATGGCAGCCACTGGATCAACATGGAGGTGATCCTCAGAGAACTACACTCCAAAGGCCACGAAATCACCGTCCTGCGGTCTCCTAAGAGCTGGTTCATCCCTAGTAACTCTCCGATTTTTACTTCTATTAATGTGACCATGCTGCAGGATGAATCGGATTTGGACTACTACAATAAAATGCTATTGAATGTTATGGAGCGTCGCAGGTTGCCAACTTTTTTACGCACCTTCTACCAACAGCACTTGATCACATCCATGTTGGCAGAAGGCCATAGGATCCTTTCCAGAGCATCTGCTAAAATGTTAGATGACCCTGTTTTCATGAAGATTATACAAGATGCCAAGTTTGACTTAATGTTAACGGATCCTGCTCTGACTACAGGGGTTATTCTAGGTAGTTACCTCAAACTGCCAATGGTTTTCAATGTGCGCTGGATTAATAATGGGGAGGGCCATTTAACCATAGCTCCCTCTCCTGTCTCTTATGTCCCCGTGTCAGGCAGTGAACTTGATGATCAGATGGACTTCCTGGACAGAACCAAGAACATGTTGCATTATATATATAGTTCAGTTGAACAGCACTTTTTCATCAACCCTTACTACTCAGATCTGTTCCAAAAGCATTTCCCTCCCGGGACAGATCTGCTGTCTTTAGAGCTTGCAGCCGATATGTGGCTTGTGAGGACGGATTTCGTCTTTGAGTTCCCTCGACCTACAATGCCCAACGTGGTCTACATAGGAGGGTTCCAGTGCAAAAAGCCCAGTCCCCTCCCTGATGAGCTCGAGGCCTTTATGCAGAGCTCTGGGGAGCATGGGGTGGTGGTCATGTCTCTGGGGACGCTGGTGTCAGCACTGCCTCGCGAGGCCACAGAGGCCATCGCTGCTGCTTTTGCACAACTACCTCAGAAGGTGGTGTGGAGGTTTATAGGTGAAAAGCCATCATCCTTGGGAAACAACACCCTGCTGGTGGAATGGCTGCCTCAGAGAGACCTCCTGGGTCACCCCAAAACTCGTGCTTTTGTAGCCCATGGCGGCACCAACGGCATGTATGAAGCCATTTACCACGGTGTTCCTGTTCTGGGCCTGCCCCTCCTCTTTGACCAGTTTGACAACCTACTCCGGCTGAAGGTACGCGGGGCGGCTCGGGTGTTGGAAGCCTATTCACTCACCAAAGAAGACTTCCTAGAGGCTATAACAGACATTCTAGAGACTCCCTCATACCGTGACAACATACAGCGTCTCTCACGGCTACACCATGATAAGCCAATGTCACCCATGGACACCGCCATTTTTTGGATTGAGTACGTGATCAGGAATAAAGGAGCAGCCCATCTGCAGTCAGTAGGTTTTAGTCTGCCTTGGTATACCTACTCCAACCTGGATGTTGCTCTTTTATTAATGGCTCTCATTGCAGCCTTTGTCTGGGCGTCAGTGTCTTTCTGTAAGATTCTCTGCTGTCGAAGGTCCAAGAGGAAGACAAAGGCAGAGTAACTGAATCTACCAGAaaagacatatatatataatctaaATAAACTCAATTTTATATCACATCAAGATTTATCGAGATTTCACAGACAGATTAGGTGTCAGCCTCCACCTGACCACTGTAGGTTTAGCATTAGTTACACTTACGTCCTGTGGGACACAAGGCCTTTGTACAAAAAGGAAGCTTCCCACATAGACTGTTGAGACAAATCTAAATCCTCAAGAACACTGGAACACTATATTTTGCTTTTTCTACAAAACATAGAGCAATATCTGTACAAGGCTCCTACTTAATACCTGCTGACAAATGCATCAGTTATGGAATCATGTATGTATGTTATTAAAAACACTGGACTTTGTCTTACAACATGTGCTAATATACCAAATTACAATCAATATGTTATGTGCATTATACTGACTTACAGTCATTTTGTCATCATTCtatgaatgttaaaatgtgtgaatgctATACCAACACTTTAAACagattaaaacagcaaacatgCTTGAGTCTTATCATGAGTCAATACACACCACAAACAAATGTGAGATTGGGGTCTCCACAAGTGTTTTTGAAGCAGCTCCATTTGGAAAAAGGAACTTAAGACCGGGTCAAGCAAGGACTCTATCACTGAGGAGAAAGAATACTTGCTGGTATTCTTAAACTATAGCATGTCATATACTTGTCACTTAACTATAGcagagatgaagatgaagagatgAATATTAATTTGGGATTTTCTTTCTACATCGTGTTCAGTGATTTGGCTAAATTGGGTGGTTATTCTGAGTGTAAGAGGTGATAATGTGACATATGAAAGTGTTGCGTAATAAAATATACGCCATGGAGTTCAAGTAGAAAACCTCCTGCCACCAGCCTGGTCGAGACGCAACTTATCTGATACCTATCAACTGAGGTCTTTTTGAAAGACACTTTCCCCTGTAATTGATTGCACAACATACAGTTGTTATCTGTCTCTTCGTGCTAATGTGGACTAGACAGGTCACAGAGGCCTGAGCACAATGTTCTTAATTAAATATGGGCTGTCATGTCTAAGAGTATTGTTAAGTATAAGTTCAATTTTGGATTATCCAATTAATCAGAGattgatgacattttaaaggaaacaaagtGAGTGATTACACCCTCCTCCCTTTACAACCATGGGGTAAAACTACGGCCTTACTCCCATTGTCTCAACATACCCATTCTTACCTAAAACAATTTCAATTGTGtaggattgtttttttctcctagTAGGACATGAGCAAAGTTCACTCTGGGTAAATGTAAACCCACTCACTGTCTATAAAATCCCCACACATTCACTTTGACTggaataaatgtgtttagttCTAGCAGGCTGTTTTTGCGTGCTTTATTTCTGTGGTCTTAATCTTGTCCCTCAATCAACTCTCTTGCGAATTGCATGAGATAAACATGAAAAAACCGAACTCTCTATTCAGGAAAAGATATCAAGACAGCATAGCGAAAGATTAATGTGTTTGATGGCACATAGCCAGCAAGTGACAATCTAAAGGGCATTAGTGGACGCCGCACATCAGTTCCTTTCCTCACAGCTTGTGTCCACCTTAATCATCGTCTGGAGTAAGAGAGCTGaaacagggagaaagagagagtatatgtttttgttctgaGGCAGAAAGGCGTGCTCCTGCCTCAGGATGTTGCTTTTAAAGCTGAAGAAGTAGGTTTCCTGTGGAGGAAACGATCACAGAATAGACTTGGTCGAGACACCG
This genomic interval carries:
- the ponzr4 gene encoding plac8 onzin related protein 4, coding for MTEKMVVTQPRPYIMNGGSGQWTSGICDCLEDLPQCCLAFWCLPCFACKTSHEAEECVCLPLLDGFGLIPPIGTSLRVSIRQRYGIEGTICNDCVYACCCGPCSWCQIAREMKTRANPITFISMAT
- the ugt5g1 gene encoding UDP glucuronosyltransferase 5 family, polypeptide G1 — protein: MIAVILSGIFFLLLSPTCSGSKILVVPVDGSHWINMEVILRELHSKGHEITVLRSPKSWFIPSNSPIFTSINVTMLQDESDLDYYNKMLLNVMERRRLPTFLRTFYQQHLITSMLAEGHRILSRASAKMLDDPVFMKIIQDAKFDLMLTDPALTTGVILGSYLKLPMVFNVRWINNGEGHLTIAPSPVSYVPVSGSELDDQMDFLDRTKNMLHYIYSSVEQHFFINPYYSDLFQKHFPPGTDLLSLELAADMWLVRTDFVFEFPRPTMPNVVYIGGFQCKKPSPLPDELEAFMQSSGEHGVVVMSLGTLVSALPREATEAIAAAFAQLPQKVVWRFIGEKPSSLGNNTLLVEWLPQRDLLGHPKTRAFVAHGGTNGMYEAIYHGVPVLGLPLLFDQFDNLLRLKVRGAARVLEAYSLTKEDFLEAITDILETPSYRDNIQRLSRLHHDKPMSPMDTAIFWIEYVIRNKGAAHLQSVGFSLPWYTYSNLDVALLLMALIAAFVWASVSFCKILCCRRSKRKTKAE